A region of Saimiri boliviensis isolate mSaiBol1 chromosome 8, mSaiBol1.pri, whole genome shotgun sequence DNA encodes the following proteins:
- the HYAL2 gene encoding hyaluronidase-2, producing MRVGPGPAVTLALVLAVAWAMELKPTAPPIFTGRPFVVAWDVPTQDCGPRLKVPLDLNAFDVQASPNEGFVNQNITIFYRDRLGLYPRFDSAGRSVHGGVPQNGSLWAHLQMLRDHVEHYIRTPEPAGLAVIDWEDWRPVWVRNWQDKDVYRRSSRQLVASRHPDWQADRVVKQAQYEFECAARQFMLETLRYVKAVRPRHLWGFYLFPDCYNHDYVQNWESYTGRCPDVEVARNDQLAWLWANSTALFPSVYLDETLASSAHGRNFVSFRVQEALRVAHTHHANHALPVYVFTRPTYSRRLRGLSEMDLISTIGESAALGAAGVILWGDAGYTTSTETCQYLKDYLTRLLVPYVVNVSWATQYCSWAQCHGHGRCVRRNPSASTFLHLSANSFRLVPGRAPGEPQLRPVGNLSSADRHHLQTHFRCQCYLGWGGEQCQWDYRQAAGGASEAWAGSHLTSLLALAALAFSWTL from the exons ATGCGGGTAGGCCCAGGCCCCGCCGTCACACTGGCCCTGGTGCTGGCGGTGGCATGGGCCATGGAGCTCAAGCCCACAGCACCACCCATCTTCACGGGCCGCCCCTTTGTGGTGGCATGGGACGTGCCCACACAGGACTGTGGCCCACGTCTCAAGGTGCCACTGGACCTGAATGCCTTTGACGTGCAGGCCTCACCTAATGAAGGTTTTGTGAACCAGAATATCACCATCTTCTACCGCGACCGTCTAGGCCTGTATCCACGCTTCGATTCTGCGGGAAGatctgtgcatggtggtgtgccaCAGAATGGCAGCCTCTGGGCACACCTGCAGATGCTGCGGGATCATGTGGAGCACTACATTCGGACACCAGAGCCTGCGGGGCTGGCGGTTATTGACTGGGAAGACTGGCGGCCTGTGTGGGTGCGCAACTGGCAGGACAAAGATGTGTACCGCCGGTCATCACGCCAGCTGGTGGCCAGTCGTCACCCTGACTGGCAAGCAGACCGCGTAGTCAAGCAGGCACAATATGAGTTTGAGTGTGCAGCACGGCAGTTCATGCTGGAGACACTGCGTTATGTCAAGGCAGTGCGGCCCCGGCATCTCTGGGGCTTCTACCTCTTTCCTGACTGCTACAATCATGATTATGTGCAGAACTGGGAGAGCTATACAGGCCGCTGCCCTGATGTTGAAGTGGCCCGCAACGACCAGCTGGCCTGGCTGTGGGCTAACAGCACAGCCCTTTTCCCATCTGTCTACCTGGATGAGACACTCGCTTCCTCCGCCCATGGCCGCAACTTTGTGAGCTTCCGTGTTCAGGAGGCCCTTCGTGTGGCTCACACCCACCATGCCAACCATGCACTCCCAGTCTACGTCTTCACACGGCCCACCTATAGCCGCAGGCTCAGGGGGCTGAGTGAG AtggacctcatctctaccattGGCGAGAGTGCAGCCCTGGGCGCAGCTGGTGTCATCCTCTGGGGCGACGCAGGGTACACTACAAGCACG GAGACCTGCCAGTACCTCAAGGATTACCTGACACGGCTGCTGGTCCCCTACGTGGTCAATGTGTCCTGGGCCACCCAATATTGCAGTTGGGCCCAATGCCATGGCCATGGGCGCTGTGTGCGCCGCAACCCCAGTGCCAGTACCTTCCTGCATCTCAGCGCCAACAGCTTCCGCCTAGTGCCTGGCCGTGCACCTGGTGAGCCCCAGCTGCGACCTGTGGGGAATCTCAGCTCGGCTGACCGTCACCACCTGCAGACACACTTCCGCTGCCAGTGCTACTTGGGCTGGGGTGGTGAGCAATGCcagtgggactataggcaggcagCTGGGGGTGCCAGTGAGGCCTGGGCTGGGTCCCACCTCACCAGTCTGCTGGCTCTGGCAGCCCTGGCCTTTTCCTGGACCTTGTAG